One Plutella xylostella chromosome 31, ilPluXylo3.1, whole genome shotgun sequence genomic region harbors:
- the LOC105385059 gene encoding probable deoxyhypusine synthase, producing the protein MEISTTVDKPKNIAPDVALNAVLIPSQDLPKETPTVSGYDWENGTDYNKILESYLRTGFQATSFGKAVEEVNKMLKCRSVPLTDETSDPYEEDLFIKKKTNCTIFLGYTSNMISSGLRDTIRFLVKNKLVDCIVATAGGVEEDFIKCLAPTYIGDFNLSGKSLRTRGINRIGNLLVPNENYCKFEEWVTPLLDEMVTEQIKDGVLWTPSKVIARLGERINDESSVCYWAWKNNIPIFSPALTDGSLGDMMYFHSFKKPGLVIDILSDLRRLNTMAVKANNTGMIILGGGVVKHHICNANLMRNGADFSVYINTASEFDGSDAGARPDEAVSWGKIRPQATPVKLYAEATLVFPLLVGQTFAKYYFSNKKNV; encoded by the coding sequence ATGGAGATCAGCACGACCGTTGATAAACCCAAGAACATAGCGCCCGACGTCGCATTGAATGCAGTTCTGATTCCCAGCCAAGATTTGCCCAAAGAAACCCCTACAGTTTCCGGGTACGACTGGGAAAATGGCACAGACTACAACAAAATACTCGAGAGTTACCTCCGCACGGGCTTCCAAGCCACCAGCTTCGGGAAAGCTGTTGAGGAAGTGAACAAAATGCTAAAATGTCGGTCGGTACCTTTGACAGACGAAACTAGCGACCCTTACGAAGAAGACCTTTTTATCAAGAAGAAGACCAACTGCACGATATTCTTAGGCTACACTTCCAACATGATATCTTCAGGGCTGCGTGACACAATACGGTTTTTAGTTAAAAACAAACTTGTTGACTGCATAGTGGCTACTGCTGGTGGTGTAGAAGAAGACTTTATTAAATGCCTTGCCCCTACTTATATTGGCGATTTTAACCTCAGTGGCAAATCCTTAAGGACTCGAGGAATCAACAGAATTGGTAACCTCTTAGTGCCTAACGAGAACTACTGCAAATTTGAAGAGTGGGTAACACCATTACTAGATGAAATGGTCACAGAGCAAATAAAAGACGGTGTTCTGTGGACCCCATCCAAAGTGATAGCTCGATTAGGAGAGAGAATTAACGATGAGAGCTCAGTATGCTACTGGGCGTGGAAGAATAACATACCAATATTCAGTCCTGCACTAACTGATGGCTCTCTCGGTGACATGATGTATTTCCACTCATTCAAGAAGCCAGGTCTCGTCATTGACATTCTGTCAGACTTACGCAGACTGAACACAATGGCAGTGAAAGCAAATAACACTGGTATGATCATACTCGGTGGTGGTGTGGTTAAACATCACATTTGCAATGCAAACTTAATGAGAAACGGTGCAGATTTCTCTGTTTACATCAATACAGCGAGTGAGTTTGATGGCAGCGATGCGGGGGCACGGCCCGATGAAGCCGTGTCATGGGGGAAGATCAGACCTCAAGCTACTCCGGTCAAACTCTATGCGGAAGCTACACTTGTGTTCCCATTGCTTGTCGGACAAACATTTGCTAAATATTACTTTAGTAATAAGAAGAATGTTTAG